In one window of Hypanus sabinus isolate sHypSab1 unplaced genomic scaffold, sHypSab1.hap1 scaffold_47, whole genome shotgun sequence DNA:
- the LOC132389079 gene encoding NACHT, LRR and PYD domains-containing protein 3-like, with protein MEDVQQKHKETLRAQTETLRVNTILMREKVKVFQLVDRYAELTVISAVRDRRLVEHELLARGQDHEEWRQKHLRRELEKIRTDQLFWSRFSQSYSTSASSAAVAGVPGIGKTTMVQKIVYDWATGKIYKQFQFVFSFKFRDLNSINCRINLRELILYQYPYFGNILREVWKSPEGLLFIFDGLDEFNDKINFADSRRDTEPQSTCTDPEFKCKVSDIVYSLIQRKLLPGCSVLVTTRPTALHLLEKAKIGIWAEILGFVGVERKEYFIRHFEDQMVAAAVFKHVKENEILYTMSYNPSYCWILALTLGHFFTQRDRDPQRVPKTITQLYSYYIYNILKNHGRENENPRDVLLRVGQMAFRGVSERKIVFTDGDLMKYNLQPSQFLSGFLMELLEREDSARSVVYTFPHLTIQEFVAAVAQFLNPHPGNILKFLTEVHSTTDGRFEVFLRFVAGLSSPMTARGLEEFLGPFPNETTCRVIDWVKEEVKRQVGNTESEAGKRSVLNALHYLFESQNRGLAQAALGSVETLSFSGMTLTPIDCAVLSHVIGLCDTIKHLDLGNCHIQCEGIQRLGPGLHKCQVLSLGGNELRDSGVKLVSAALRNPMCKIQKLGLINVGLTDSGAEDLVSALSTKSSLTGLDLSDNKLGDSGMKLVSVALRNRECKIQKLWLINVGLTDSGAEDLASALNTKPSLTGLDLTSNSLTDRSVPALRRLILTHPSLELIWLEDNKFSETGRKEMRSLQETRPGLRVNI; from the exons atggaagatgttcaacagaaacacaaggagactctgcgggcacaaactgaaacactgagagtgaacacgatcctgatgagggagaaggtgaaggtcttccagctggttgatcgatacgctgagctcacggtcatttctgctgttcgagatcggagattggtggaacatgagctgctggcaagaggccaagaccacgaggagtggagacagaaacatctccgcagagagctggaaaaaatccggactgatcagttattctggaGCAGGTTTTCCCAAAGTTACTCCACATCTGCGAGTtcggcagcagtggccggagtcccagggatcgggaaaacaacaatggttcaaaagattgtttatgactgggccacggggaaaatatacaaacagttccagtttgtcttcagtttcaaattccgggatttaaactccattaactgcagaataaacctgagggaactgattctgtatcagtatccttactttgggaatatcctgagagaggtctggaagagcccagagggattgctgttcatattcgatggtttggatgaattcaatgacaAAATTAATTTTGCTGACAGTCGGAGAGACACAGAACCTCAGTCcacatgcacagatcctgaattcaagtgcaaggtgtctgacattgtgtacagtttaatccagcggaagctgctcccagggtgttcagtgctggtgactacccgccccactgcgttacatttactGGAAAAGGCGAAGATCGgtatctgggctgaaatcctgggatttgttggtgtcgaacggaaggaatatttcatcaggcattttgaagatcagatggtggcagcagctgttttcaaacacgtgaaggagaacgagatcctgtacaccatgagctacaacccctcctactgctggatcctcgctctgacaCTGGGccacttcttcacacaaagagacagggacccacagcgagttcccaagaccatcacccaactgtactcctactatatttacaacatcctgaaaaaccacggccgtgagaatgagaacccccgtgatgtgttactcagggttggtcagatggccttcagaggagtgtccgagaggaagattgtgtttacagatggagatttgatgaagtacaatctgcagccttcccagttcctgtccgggttcctgatggagcttttggagagagaggattctgcccggagcgtggtgtacacattcccacacctcaccatccaagagtttgtagctgcagtcgcacaattcctgaatccacatcccgggaatatcctgaaattcctcactgaagtccacagcacgacagatgggcgatttgaggtatttctccgttttgttgctggtctctcctccccaatgacagctcggggcctggaggagtttctgggtccatttcccaatgaaacaacctgccgggtaattgactgggtgaaggaggaggttaaacgccaggttggaaacacagagagtgaagctggtaaaaggagcgtCCTGAAcgcattgcactacctgtttgagtctcagaatcgtggactggctcaggccgcactgggatctgtggaaacactttcattcagtggaatgacactgaccccgattgactgcgcggtcctgtctcatgtcatcggactctgtgatacaataaaacacctcgacctggggaactgccacattcagtgtgaaggaatccagcggctgggtcccgggctgcacaagtgccaggtgTTGAG CCTCGGTGGGAATGAACTgagagattcaggagtgaagctggtgtctgcggctctgaggaacccgatgtgtaaaatacagaaactggg gctgatcaatgtcggtctcacagattctggtgccgaggatctcgtctccgctctcagtacaaaatcTTCACTGACGGGGCTGgacctgagtgataataaactgggagattcaggaatgaaactggtgtctgtggctctgaggaaccgggagtgtaaaatacagaagctgtg gctgatcaatgtcggtctcacagattctggtgcagaggatctcgcctccgctctcaatACAAAACCATCACTGACGGGGCTGGACCTGACATCAAACtcgctgacagaccgatctgtccccgctctccgccgcctcatactgacacACCCGAGTCTGGAGCTGatctg gctggagGACAAtaagttcagtgagaccgggaggaaggaaatgagatctctgcaggaaaccagacccggactgagagtgaacatctga